A stretch of the Filimonas lacunae genome encodes the following:
- a CDS encoding sialate O-acetylesterase, producing MPKSSTAFFRCFALLSVMLFITAARAQDTSFHIYLCLGQSNMEGNARFEPQDTIVSNRFRMMSAVDCPDLNRNMGQWYTARPPLCRCRTGLTPADYFGREMLAHLPARNRVGVVMVAVGGCKIELFDKENYAGYIASAPDWLKNMAKEYANNPYGRLVEMAKLAQRDGVIKGILLHQGESNTNDSTWPGKVKKVYENLLHDLGLNAAEVPLLAGEVVHAEQNGKCAAMNGIIATLPQVIPTAHVISSKGCGVAGDNLHFNAAGYRTLGARYAATMLSLLYTGNAQQAPPYSPLTNTTK from the coding sequence ATGCCAAAATCATCCACTGCCTTTTTTCGTTGCTTTGCCTTGTTAAGCGTAATGCTTTTTATTACTGCTGCCCGCGCACAGGATACCAGCTTTCATATTTATTTATGCCTTGGGCAATCTAACATGGAAGGCAATGCCCGCTTTGAGCCACAGGATACTATCGTGAGCAATCGTTTTAGAATGATGAGTGCGGTGGATTGCCCTGACCTTAACAGGAACATGGGGCAGTGGTACACGGCCCGGCCACCTTTATGCCGTTGCCGCACGGGCCTTACCCCGGCAGATTATTTTGGCCGGGAAATGCTGGCTCACCTGCCGGCCCGTAACCGCGTAGGCGTGGTAATGGTGGCAGTAGGTGGTTGTAAAATAGAATTGTTTGATAAAGAGAATTATGCCGGCTACATTGCTTCTGCACCGGACTGGCTGAAGAACATGGCAAAGGAATATGCTAACAATCCTTATGGCCGGCTGGTAGAGATGGCTAAACTGGCGCAGCGCGATGGCGTAATTAAAGGCATACTGCTGCACCAGGGCGAATCTAACACCAACGACAGTACCTGGCCGGGCAAAGTGAAAAAAGTATATGAAAACCTGCTGCACGATCTGGGGCTGAATGCAGCTGAGGTTCCCTTACTGGCAGGCGAGGTGGTGCATGCTGAGCAGAACGGTAAATGCGCCGCTATGAATGGCATTATAGCCACACTGCCACAGGTAATACCCACGGCACATGTAATTTCATCCAAGGGCTGCGGGGTGGCGGGTGATAACCTGCATTTTAATGCAGCAGGCTACCGCACACTGGGCGCACGTTATGCAGCCACCATGCTATCCTTACTATACACGGGTAACGCGCAGCAGGCCCCGCCTTACAGCCCACTTACCAACACAACTAAATAA
- a CDS encoding hybrid sensor histidine kinase/response regulator transcription factor, with product MIVCRPILLIVLTFGIYTCYARQDSLHFIHLSSKDGLSANTVNAVLKDKWGYMWFATDDGLSRYDGTHFTNYNHNSSDTASIRSNAVLELMEDASGNLWIGTNKGVSLYNRTRDAFMNTDITRGASVRAMCRDHNGNYWFGGYSGLFKYNPASGKTRYYFMEDSSSTHLPAAMFLSILEDSQGRLWFGTNEGLYLYLPAQDQFTLYTGGIANRAQWRLAVKSISEDAKGNVWFGTIDGGLNQLLPGSTHFRNYNTGGAAGNNLSSDRIYKTAHDGDGKIWIGTEKGLDILEPVSGNVRHIPVNPRNQYSLQGSSVRSIFIDKKGIYWIGTFQSGMNKYDRNLTAFDLVRSNPFDPQGLSAPKVTAFAAANEGNVYVGTDGGGLHLYHYSTGLFTRIPIGQSPLTILAMERVNEELWIATYMQGIYVLNTITGAIRHYTTGDGVSGLLSDEVFCLRKDRQGHVWIGNNGKGVQVYVPARQVFVALKDYVGKVNGDKVPERGFIRDIQEDAEGRIWIAAPGRGVDMYDAATATFRTYGRYQSGNLPVDEVQTLLPGKNGVLWAGTGGRGLCRLDFRKNSFAIYTTREGLANNVIAKILADSTGTLWCSTNKGISSWDTATQKCKNFTTDNGLQGSAFAMGAGFISREGVFFFGGLDGFNFFHPARLHYNHNVPAVIFTGLKVDNNDVAPGGHSPISSNISVAQEIKLRYKQNFSLAFTVLDFTSPDECRYLYQLLGFDKSWNAVGASQAAVFTNLDPGEYTLLVKAYNANGDWTTPAASIRIIITPPFWRTGYAWCAYILLAAGLLWGIRHRGIQRLKQKFAAEQERRRIHQLIEEERKEAERQRAFDEGKIQFLTNLSHEFRTPISLIAGPVQALLDKEYDPEKKSQLSMVRRNTRRLLNLVNQLLDIRNPEEQELLLHAQPGDLVSFVREAAESFRDLAERRNIRFSFHTALETYYTSFDKDKIERVLFNLLGNAFKFTRDNGMVSLLLQEQDSGIAITVADNGQGMTAEEQRRIFDRFFQGETRADIMNQGSGIGLSITREFVKLHGGSIAVHSEYGKGSAFIVHLPLLQQAPVNAPLSFVARDAAGEQEEPAPVAETLLPPDEWLTVLLIEDSEDYRTFLRNQLTPYYKVIEAADGKEGWQKALACHPQVIVSDITMPYMDGITLSKKIREDKRTTHIPIILLTALTGDAHQLKGLQTGASDYLTKPFSPGILIVKIRNLASLNQRLKETYTKRVEVATPPALVERENEKLLLKINRYIEENMEDEKLSVEQLAKYLFMSRATLYNKLMELTGETPVEYIRSVRLNKAAAMLENSDMRVAEIGYAVGFVTPNYFARAFKAKYNMSPTEYIAQKRKPAN from the coding sequence ATGATTGTTTGTCGCCCGATCCTGCTTATAGTTCTCACCTTTGGTATATATACCTGCTATGCCCGACAGGATAGCCTGCATTTTATTCATCTGAGCAGCAAGGATGGCCTTTCGGCCAATACCGTTAATGCTGTATTAAAAGACAAGTGGGGTTATATGTGGTTTGCCACAGACGATGGTTTAAGCCGTTACGATGGCACTCACTTTACCAATTACAATCATAATTCGTCAGATACCGCTTCTATCCGCTCTAATGCAGTATTGGAACTGATGGAAGATGCCAGCGGCAATTTGTGGATAGGTACCAATAAAGGAGTATCGCTGTACAACCGCACCAGGGATGCTTTTATGAATACCGATATTACACGTGGTGCTTCCGTTCGTGCCATGTGCCGCGATCACAACGGTAATTACTGGTTCGGCGGTTATTCCGGTTTGTTTAAGTACAATCCGGCATCGGGTAAAACAAGGTATTACTTCATGGAAGACAGCAGCAGTACCCATTTACCCGCTGCCATGTTCCTGAGCATATTGGAAGATAGCCAGGGGCGTTTGTGGTTTGGCACCAATGAAGGTTTATACCTGTACCTGCCTGCACAGGATCAGTTTACATTATATACCGGCGGCATTGCTAACAGGGCGCAGTGGCGTTTGGCTGTTAAAAGCATCAGCGAAGATGCAAAAGGGAATGTATGGTTTGGCACCATTGATGGTGGATTGAACCAGCTGTTGCCGGGAAGTACCCATTTTCGCAATTATAATACCGGTGGAGCAGCGGGTAACAACCTCAGCAGTGATCGTATTTATAAAACTGCCCATGACGGGGATGGTAAAATATGGATAGGTACAGAGAAAGGGCTGGACATACTGGAACCAGTATCAGGCAATGTGCGTCATATACCCGTAAATCCGCGTAACCAGTACAGTTTGCAAGGCAGCTCGGTAAGAAGTATTTTCATTGATAAAAAGGGTATTTACTGGATAGGTACTTTTCAAAGCGGTATGAATAAATACGACCGCAACCTCACGGCTTTTGACCTTGTGCGTAGTAATCCCTTTGATCCGCAGGGACTCAGCGCGCCTAAGGTAACTGCTTTTGCTGCTGCAAATGAAGGCAATGTTTATGTGGGCACAGATGGCGGTGGTTTGCACTTATATCATTACAGCACCGGCTTGTTTACCCGTATACCCATTGGGCAGTCACCTTTAACCATATTAGCGATGGAAAGGGTGAATGAGGAGCTTTGGATAGCCACTTATATGCAGGGTATTTATGTACTCAATACCATCACCGGCGCCATACGGCATTACACAACAGGGGATGGCGTATCGGGCCTGTTGAGCGATGAGGTGTTCTGCCTTCGTAAAGACCGGCAGGGTCATGTATGGATAGGCAACAACGGGAAAGGCGTGCAGGTGTATGTACCCGCCAGGCAGGTGTTTGTAGCATTGAAGGATTATGTGGGTAAGGTTAATGGCGATAAGGTACCCGAAAGGGGCTTTATACGCGATATACAGGAAGATGCGGAAGGCAGGATATGGATAGCAGCACCCGGCAGGGGTGTGGATATGTATGATGCCGCTACTGCCACCTTTCGTACGTATGGCCGCTACCAGTCTGGTAACCTGCCGGTGGATGAAGTACAAACCCTGTTACCGGGCAAAAACGGCGTACTATGGGCAGGAACGGGGGGACGTGGACTTTGCAGGCTGGACTTCCGGAAAAACAGTTTTGCTATCTATACCACCAGGGAAGGGCTGGCCAATAACGTAATAGCCAAAATACTGGCAGATAGCACAGGCACGCTCTGGTGCAGCACCAACAAGGGTATCAGTTCATGGGATACAGCCACACAAAAGTGTAAGAATTTTACTACAGATAATGGATTACAGGGAAGTGCTTTTGCTATGGGGGCAGGCTTTATTTCCCGGGAAGGCGTGTTCTTTTTTGGCGGGCTGGATGGGTTTAACTTCTTTCATCCTGCAAGGCTGCATTATAACCACAATGTGCCTGCGGTGATATTTACCGGGCTGAAGGTAGATAATAACGATGTGGCCCCGGGCGGGCATAGCCCCATTAGCAGCAATATTTCTGTGGCACAGGAAATAAAGCTGCGTTACAAACAAAACTTTTCCCTGGCGTTTACTGTACTGGATTTTACCAGTCCCGATGAATGCCGTTACCTGTATCAGTTACTGGGTTTTGATAAATCGTGGAATGCAGTGGGAGCCAGTCAGGCCGCTGTGTTTACCAACCTGGACCCTGGCGAGTACACGCTGCTGGTAAAAGCCTATAATGCTAACGGAGACTGGACTACGCCTGCAGCTTCTATCCGCATTATCATTACACCGCCTTTCTGGCGCACCGGGTATGCCTGGTGTGCCTATATACTGCTGGCTGCCGGTTTACTGTGGGGTATACGGCACCGGGGTATTCAACGATTAAAGCAAAAATTTGCAGCCGAGCAGGAGCGCAGGCGCATTCATCAGCTGATAGAAGAAGAGCGCAAAGAAGCAGAAAGGCAACGTGCGTTTGATGAGGGCAAGATTCAATTCCTTACCAATCTCAGCCACGAGTTTCGTACCCCTATATCACTGATAGCAGGGCCGGTGCAGGCTTTGCTGGATAAAGAATATGACCCGGAGAAAAAAAGCCAGCTGTCGATGGTGCGCAGGAATACACGCCGGCTGCTGAACCTGGTGAACCAGTTACTGGATATTCGCAACCCGGAAGAGCAGGAACTGTTGCTGCATGCACAACCCGGCGACCTGGTAAGCTTTGTAAGAGAAGCGGCAGAATCGTTTCGCGACCTGGCAGAACGCCGTAATATCCGGTTCAGTTTTCATACCGCTTTAGAAACCTATTACACTTCGTTTGATAAAGACAAGATAGAACGCGTGCTTTTTAACCTGCTGGGCAATGCCTTTAAGTTTACCCGCGATAACGGCATGGTAAGCCTGCTGCTGCAGGAACAGGACAGTGGCATTGCTATTACAGTAGCTGATAACGGGCAAGGTATGACGGCAGAAGAGCAGCGCCGCATTTTTGATCGCTTTTTCCAGGGTGAAACACGTGCGGATATTATGAACCAGGGTAGTGGCATTGGATTGTCTATTACGCGTGAGTTTGTAAAGCTGCATGGTGGTAGTATAGCCGTGCACAGCGAATATGGCAAAGGCAGTGCGTTTATCGTACACCTGCCCTTATTGCAGCAAGCGCCTGTTAATGCACCGCTATCATTCGTGGCGCGGGATGCTGCAGGTGAGCAGGAGGAGCCCGCCCCGGTGGCTGAAACCCTGCTGCCACCGGATGAATGGCTTACCGTGTTGCTGATTGAAGATAGCGAGGATTACCGCACCTTTTTGCGCAACCAGCTTACTCCCTACTACAAAGTGATAGAAGCGGCAGATGGTAAGGAAGGATGGCAGAAAGCATTGGCCTGCCATCCGCAGGTAATAGTAAGTGATATTACCATGCCTTACATGGATGGCATTACGCTGAGTAAAAAAATAAGGGAGGATAAACGTACCACACATATTCCCATTATACTGCTTACTGCCCTTACCGGCGATGCGCATCAGCTAAAGGGATTGCAAACAGGCGCCAGCGATTATCTTACCAAGCCTTTTAGTCCCGGGATACTGATAGTGAAAATCCGTAACCTGGCATCGCTGAACCAGCGTTTAAAAGAAACCTATACCAAACGGGTAGAGGTGGCTACACCACCGGCTCTGGTAGAACGAGAGAACGAAAAGCTGCTGCTGAAAATAAACCGTTACATAGAAGAGAATATGGAAGATGAAAAGTTGTCGGTAGAGCAGCTGGCCAAATACCTGTTCATGAGCAGGGCTACCCTGTATAATAAACTGATGGAGCTTACCGGTGAAACACCTGTGGAATATATCCGCTCGGTGCGGCTGAACAAGGCGGCGGCTATGCTGGAAAACAGCGATATGCGGGTGGCCGAGATCGGGTACGCTGTGGGCTTTGTAACCCCCAACTATTTTGCCCGGGCCTTTAAGGCAAAGTATAACATGTCGCCTACAGAATACATTGCTCAAAAACGAAAACCGGCGAATTAG
- a CDS encoding glycoside hydrolase family 43 protein, with protein sequence MMQFSVTTLSGKKTSAYMLALAMLLGSGAQAQKKKQAPVNNQPVFTQFVYQGDDQIYKDHPLKEGEFYSPVLQGCYPDPSITRKGDDYYLVNSSFSMVPGVPIFHSNDLVNWKQLGHVLDRPSQLKVEKAGISAGIYAPDIKYNKYNNTFYMITTQIAGGIGNMVVKTQDPAKGWSDPIKLQFDGIDPSLFFDDNGKAYIVHNDAPPKALYNGHRCIKIWEYDLEKDAIIPGTDKVIVDGGVDITQKPIWIEGPHLYKKNGRYYLMCAEGGTGGWHSEVIFVSNDAKGPFVPANNNPILTQRYFPKDRANKVDWAGHADLVEGPGGKYYAVFLAVRPNDKNRVNTGRETFMLPVDWSGEFPVFENGLVPLKPAIKMPAGVVNQQGQNGFLANGNFTFKDDLTAAKPDFRWIGVRGARENFITTGKNGVTIQPFPVTIKATGPTSTLFYRQQHASFDATVKLSYAPRSEKELAGIVCYQKETYNFVFGVTTKGSDRYLVLEKTANGESTLLGSVKIAAQGDIRLKVAAKGDAYTFSYAMDNEQFTSVGGTVSGDILSTDVAGGFTGALIGLYATSANDVLIP encoded by the coding sequence ATGATGCAATTTTCAGTTACTACCCTTAGCGGAAAAAAAACTTCTGCGTATATGCTGGCATTGGCCATGCTACTGGGTTCGGGCGCGCAGGCACAGAAGAAAAAGCAGGCACCCGTTAACAACCAGCCTGTATTTACCCAGTTTGTATACCAGGGCGATGATCAGATCTATAAAGATCATCCGTTAAAAGAAGGTGAGTTTTACAGTCCCGTTTTACAGGGTTGTTACCCGGATCCCAGCATTACCCGCAAGGGAGATGATTACTACCTGGTTAACTCTTCTTTTTCTATGGTGCCCGGTGTGCCTATCTTTCATTCCAACGACCTGGTGAACTGGAAACAGCTGGGGCATGTGCTGGACAGGCCTTCGCAGCTGAAGGTGGAAAAGGCGGGTATCTCCGCCGGTATCTATGCTCCTGATATCAAGTACAACAAGTATAACAATACATTTTACATGATCACCACTCAAATTGCAGGAGGCATAGGGAATATGGTGGTGAAAACGCAAGACCCTGCCAAAGGATGGAGCGATCCTATCAAGCTGCAATTTGACGGCATAGATCCATCGCTGTTTTTTGATGACAACGGCAAGGCTTATATTGTACATAACGATGCACCGCCCAAAGCGCTGTACAATGGGCACCGTTGTATTAAGATATGGGAGTACGACCTGGAAAAGGATGCCATCATTCCCGGTACCGATAAAGTGATTGTAGATGGTGGTGTAGACATTACACAGAAGCCTATCTGGATTGAAGGCCCGCATTTGTATAAGAAGAACGGCCGTTATTACCTGATGTGTGCCGAAGGGGGCACCGGTGGCTGGCACAGTGAAGTGATTTTTGTAAGCAATGATGCTAAAGGCCCTTTTGTGCCTGCCAATAATAACCCCATACTTACCCAGCGTTATTTTCCGAAGGACAGGGCCAACAAAGTAGACTGGGCAGGACATGCGGATTTGGTAGAAGGCCCTGGTGGCAAGTACTATGCGGTGTTCCTGGCTGTTCGCCCCAATGATAAAAACCGGGTGAATACCGGCAGGGAAACTTTTATGCTGCCTGTAGATTGGAGCGGCGAGTTTCCGGTGTTTGAAAACGGCCTGGTGCCTTTGAAACCCGCTATTAAAATGCCAGCCGGTGTGGTGAACCAGCAGGGACAGAATGGTTTCCTGGCCAATGGTAATTTCACTTTCAAAGATGATTTAACAGCAGCCAAGCCCGACTTTCGTTGGATAGGTGTAAGAGGTGCGCGCGAAAACTTTATCACTACCGGCAAAAACGGGGTAACCATTCAGCCATTTCCGGTAACCATTAAAGCTACCGGACCCACCTCCACACTATTTTACCGCCAGCAACACGCCAGCTTTGATGCTACGGTAAAGCTGAGCTATGCGCCACGCAGCGAAAAGGAACTGGCGGGTATTGTCTGTTACCAGAAAGAGACATACAACTTTGTTTTTGGCGTTACCACCAAAGGCAGCGACCGGTACCTGGTGCTGGAAAAAACGGCGAACGGTGAATCTACCCTACTGGGCAGCGTTAAAATAGCCGCCCAGGGCGATATCCGTTTAAAAGTAGCTGCCAAAGGTGATGCCTATACCTTTAGCTATGCTATGGATAATGAGCAGTTTACCTCCGTAGGCGGTACTGTTTCCGGCGATATATTATCTACCGATGTGGCTGGAGGGTTTACCGGCGCGCTGATAGGTTTATATGCCACCTCGGCCAATGATGTACTGATTCCTTAA
- a CDS encoding RNA polymerase sigma factor, which translates to MTTDFAYIKTIQQRIANNNDMKAYEALYKLLFPSLFRFSFSFVKSHEAAEEIVSDTFIKVWQQAAQLNHIHNLKAYLFTLTKNLSINYVTRCDKHILYTIDDFTYDHSITWQHPEDIFISGEAIRKINQAIHSLPSQCRIIFQLVKLEGLTYQEAADVLGLSLPTVRNQVTIGMKKLLQSLPAFQFTVPV; encoded by the coding sequence ATGACCACTGACTTTGCTTATATCAAAACTATTCAGCAACGCATTGCCAATAACAACGATATGAAAGCCTATGAGGCTTTGTATAAGTTATTGTTTCCTTCTTTGTTCCGTTTCAGTTTTTCCTTTGTAAAAAGCCATGAGGCTGCAGAAGAGATTGTATCCGATACTTTTATAAAAGTATGGCAGCAGGCAGCCCAACTTAACCACATCCATAATTTAAAAGCGTACCTGTTTACACTCACTAAAAATCTTTCTATTAATTATGTAACACGCTGCGATAAGCATATACTCTATACCATTGACGATTTTACCTATGACCACAGTATCACCTGGCAGCACCCGGAAGATATTTTTATATCCGGCGAAGCGATCAGAAAAATCAACCAGGCCATCCATAGTCTCCCATCCCAATGCCGTATTATCTTTCAGCTGGTAAAGCTGGAAGGCCTCACTTACCAGGAAGCTGCTGATGTACTGGGGCTTTCGCTGCCTACCGTACGCAACCAGGTTACCATAGGCATGAAAAAATTACTGCAATCGTTACCAGCATTTCAGTTCACGGTACCCGTTTGA
- a CDS encoding SusC/RagA family TonB-linked outer membrane protein: protein MNKKDLLTLLLSVLFCTVAVAQNVTGKVTDSSGKAVAAATVAVKGSNKKVTTNEEGRFTIAASGKDVLQISFVGFATQEVALNGRTTLSVSLQQEVADNLDNVIVVALGMKRQAKKLGYSAETVKVDEMKQNRTTNVMGALEGKVAGLDISPPTAGTGASTKIRLRGQSAFAGATNSPLIVINGLPMDQGARGADGNNSIDLGDNMQQINPDDIESMTVLKGATAAALYGSRAANGAIIITTKNGSKAKGLGVEYNLNYSADQVLDFTDFQYEYGQGQGGKKPTTQGEAITTGQFGWGAKYDGVPTVQFDGVARPYVAHRNRIKEFYRTGRSVINTVALSGGNGQSSFRASYSNQNVQGISPNNDYKKRIFNLGVNHKLSNQLSLQVNINYTNEVNNNPPQVGAQGDGAPNFLYRMSNSIGLDVLKEKAVTPTGTETQTSGFQTTLINPYFLMPRQFIINKRDRILGTATLRYDITKWLYAQGRVNMDYGVNLLERNRPTGTGSSTPLNSAGTGFNGTYSIAQGTARQMNSDFLIGANHAFKDFTVDLSAGGNIYTVLNRNSVLSVVDFIVRDLYSFENGLTKSDPDNLTRHDYYREQVNSLYAFAELGYKNMLFLNITGRNDWFTVLNPKNNSYFYPSFSGSFVFSELTKNLPWLNYGKLRASYASVGSANGIGAFTGLLTYGILPNTFNGLSLGNIPGANSPNPLLKPFSVREKEIGLELKMFNNRVNLDVAAYDKQTRDQIITVAISNASGYDGTPLNLGSLQNRGLEFMLELVPIRHKNFSWSSSFNTAINSTKVLALAPGQQRQVVTTFSGNEFIGSLVYEVGKPLNQLAAKTYLRNDKGQIVLNSTGGLQANTGADVLFGSALPKATGGWNNTFRYKNLSLLVHIDYKAGGKILSSTALNGLRQGHTKASLVGREGGVVFNGVQADGTNNNKAVDPQTFYTQYRNQQIADPFVFKSDFIKLRNITLSYDLTRVVGDKVKFVKGLILSATCRNVAIIKKYLPDLDPEAFASSGDNRVGYEQTTLPTTRNYGINLNVKF from the coding sequence ATGAACAAAAAAGACTTACTCACTCTCCTGCTATCTGTGCTGTTTTGTACAGTGGCAGTAGCCCAAAACGTCACGGGCAAAGTAACAGATTCCTCGGGAAAAGCTGTTGCAGCCGCAACAGTAGCCGTTAAAGGTTCCAACAAAAAAGTGACTACCAACGAAGAAGGCCGGTTTACGATTGCTGCATCCGGCAAAGATGTTTTACAGATTTCTTTTGTAGGCTTTGCCACGCAGGAAGTGGCATTGAATGGCCGCACCACCCTGAGCGTAAGCTTGCAGCAAGAGGTGGCCGACAACCTGGACAATGTAATTGTTGTAGCCCTGGGCATGAAACGGCAGGCCAAAAAGCTGGGCTACTCTGCTGAAACCGTTAAGGTGGATGAAATGAAGCAAAACCGTACTACCAATGTGATGGGTGCGCTGGAAGGCAAGGTGGCCGGGCTGGATATATCGCCGCCAACAGCGGGTACCGGCGCCAGCACTAAAATACGTTTGCGGGGCCAGAGTGCTTTTGCAGGTGCTACCAACTCACCGCTCATTGTCATCAACGGTTTACCGATGGATCAGGGTGCCCGCGGTGCAGACGGCAACAACTCTATTGACCTGGGCGATAACATGCAGCAGATTAACCCGGATGATATTGAAAGCATGACCGTATTAAAAGGAGCTACGGCTGCTGCCCTGTATGGCTCCCGCGCGGCAAACGGCGCTATCATTATCACCACCAAAAACGGCAGCAAGGCAAAAGGACTGGGGGTGGAATATAACCTGAACTACTCGGCAGACCAGGTGCTGGACTTTACCGACTTTCAGTATGAGTATGGCCAGGGCCAGGGCGGTAAAAAGCCCACTACACAGGGGGAAGCCATTACCACAGGCCAGTTTGGCTGGGGCGCAAAATACGATGGTGTGCCTACCGTGCAGTTTGATGGTGTGGCCAGGCCCTATGTAGCCCACCGCAACCGTATTAAAGAATTTTACAGAACCGGCCGCTCTGTCATCAATACGGTGGCCCTTTCCGGCGGCAACGGGCAAAGCAGTTTCCGGGCTTCTTATTCTAACCAGAACGTGCAGGGCATCTCCCCTAACAACGATTATAAGAAGCGCATTTTTAACCTGGGCGTAAACCATAAACTCAGCAACCAGTTATCATTGCAGGTAAACATCAACTATACCAACGAGGTCAACAATAATCCGCCACAGGTAGGTGCCCAGGGCGATGGCGCTCCCAACTTTTTATACCGCATGTCTAATTCCATAGGGCTGGATGTGCTGAAGGAGAAGGCGGTAACACCAACGGGTACAGAAACACAGACCTCCGGTTTTCAAACCACACTCATCAATCCGTACTTCCTGATGCCCCGCCAGTTTATCATTAACAAGCGGGACAGGATACTGGGTACGGCCACTCTCCGTTATGATATTACCAAGTGGTTGTATGCACAGGGCCGTGTAAATATGGACTATGGTGTAAACCTGCTGGAGCGCAACCGTCCTACCGGCACCGGCAGCTCAACCCCGCTTAACTCGGCAGGCACGGGCTTTAACGGTACTTACAGCATTGCCCAGGGCACAGCACGGCAAATGAACTCCGACTTCCTCATCGGCGCCAACCATGCGTTTAAAGACTTTACGGTCGATCTCAGTGCCGGCGGCAACATTTACACCGTGCTCAACCGCAACTCTGTACTCAGCGTGGTAGACTTTATCGTACGCGATCTCTATTCTTTTGAAAACGGGTTAACCAAATCAGACCCGGATAACCTTACCCGTCACGATTATTACCGCGAGCAGGTAAACTCACTCTACGCTTTTGCAGAGCTGGGTTATAAAAACATGCTGTTTTTAAACATCACGGGCCGTAACGATTGGTTTACCGTGCTTAACCCCAAAAACAACAGCTACTTCTACCCCAGTTTCAGCGGTAGTTTTGTGTTTTCTGAGCTTACCAAAAACCTGCCCTGGCTTAACTATGGTAAACTACGCGCTTCTTACGCCAGCGTAGGTAGTGCCAATGGTATCGGCGCTTTTACCGGTTTACTTACCTACGGCATATTGCCTAATACCTTCAATGGCCTTAGTTTGGGTAATATACCCGGTGCCAATAGTCCTAACCCGCTGCTCAAGCCCTTTAGTGTAAGAGAAAAGGAAATAGGCCTGGAACTGAAAATGTTTAACAACCGGGTAAACCTGGATGTGGCTGCTTACGATAAGCAAACCCGCGATCAGATCATTACCGTAGCCATTTCCAATGCTTCCGGCTATGATGGCACGCCGCTGAACCTGGGCTCGTTGCAAAACCGGGGCCTGGAATTCATGCTGGAACTGGTGCCTATACGTCATAAAAACTTTAGCTGGAGCAGTTCGTTCAACACCGCCATCAACAGCACCAAAGTGCTGGCGCTTGCCCCCGGTCAGCAGCGGCAGGTGGTTACCACTTTCTCCGGTAACGAGTTTATAGGCTCGCTGGTGTACGAGGTGGGTAAACCCCTGAACCAGCTGGCCGCCAAAACCTATTTAAGAAACGACAAGGGCCAGATTGTATTAAACTCCACAGGCGGCCTACAGGCCAACACCGGCGCTGATGTATTGTTTGGCAGCGCATTGCCCAAAGCCACCGGTGGCTGGAACAACACGTTCCGTTATAAAAACCTGAGTCTGTTGGTACATATCGATTATAAGGCCGGTGGTAAAATACTCTCATCCACCGCGCTTAACGGGCTGCGCCAGGGCCATACCAAAGCTTCGCTGGTGGGCCGCGAGGGCGGCGTAGTGTTTAATGGTGTGCAGGCAGATGGCACCAACAACAACAAAGCAGTAGACCCGCAAACATTCTATACACAATACCGTAACCAGCAGATTGCCGATCCGTTTGTATTCAAAAGCGATTTTATCAAACTGCGGAACATTACACTGAGCTACGACCTTACCCGCGTAGTAGGCGACAAGGTGAAGTTTGTAAAAGGGCTGATTCTTTCTGCTACCTGCCGCAATGTGGCCATTATTAAAAAATACCTGCCCGATCTGGATCCGGAAGCCTTTGCTTCCTCCGGCGATAACCGTGTAGGGTACGAACAAACCACGCTGCCTACCACACGCAACTATGGTATTAACCTGAATGTGAAATTCTAA